A genomic segment from Streptomyces antibioticus encodes:
- a CDS encoding TetR/AcrR family transcriptional regulator translates to MAYRKTPAEISRLEAAREHLVVCATAVVADVGWAQASVSAVADAAGIAAGSVYQHFPSKAALAVEVFRRAAGREVEVLGEVLGGPGDPVERLARGTEVFARRALENRGLAYALLAAPAEPAVGAERLDFRRRYRALFAEVVREGMAAGVLPRQNAELTAAALTGAIGEVLVDPLATPAATSTETLLTDLTATALRCAGAP, encoded by the coding sequence ATGGCCTACCGCAAGACCCCCGCCGAAATCAGTCGGCTCGAAGCCGCACGCGAACACCTCGTCGTCTGCGCGACCGCGGTCGTGGCGGACGTGGGCTGGGCGCAGGCGTCCGTGTCGGCCGTCGCCGACGCGGCGGGCATCGCGGCCGGCTCGGTCTACCAGCACTTTCCGTCCAAGGCGGCGCTCGCCGTCGAGGTGTTCCGGCGCGCCGCCGGACGCGAGGTCGAGGTGCTCGGCGAGGTGCTGGGCGGCCCCGGCGACCCCGTGGAGCGCCTCGCCCGCGGCACCGAGGTGTTCGCCCGCCGCGCCCTGGAGAACCGCGGCCTGGCCTACGCGCTGCTCGCCGCCCCCGCCGAACCGGCCGTGGGCGCGGAACGCCTCGACTTCCGCCGCCGCTACCGCGCGCTCTTCGCCGAGGTGGTCCGCGAGGGGATGGCCGCGGGCGTCCTGCCCCGCCAGAACGCCGAACTGACCGCCGCCGCCCTCACCGGCGCGATCGGCGAAGTCCTCGTCGACCCCCTCGCCACCCCTGCCGCGACCAGCACCGAAACCCTGCTCACCGACCTCACGGCCACGGCCCTCCGCTGCGCGGGCGCGCCCTGA
- a CDS encoding helix-turn-helix domain-containing protein gives MADDYLVRIGKLIRDARQHRGWTQAQLAEALGTSQSAVNRIERGNQNISLEMIARIGEALDSEIVSLGYAGPMHLRVVGGRRLSGAIDVKTSKNACVALLCASLLNRGRTVLRRVARIEEVYRLLEVLSSIGVRTRWINDGVDLEIVPPSALDMDAIDAEAAVRTRSIIMFLGPLLHRVDAFKLPYAGGCDLGTRTIEPHMIALRRFGLDIAATEGQYHAVVDRAVRPDRPIVLTERGDTVTENALLAAARHDGVTVIRNASSNYMVQDLCFFLEALGVRVDGIGTTTLTVHGVPDIDVDVDYSPSEDPVEAMSLLAAAVVTESELTVRRVPIEFLEIELAVLEEMGLDHDRTPEYVADNGRTRLVDLTVRPSKLEAPIDKIHPMPFPGLNIDNVPFFAAIAAVASGKTLIHDWVYDNRAIYLTDLNRLGGRLQLLDPHRVLVEGPTRWRAAEMMCPPALRPAVVVLLAMMAAEGTSVLRNVYVINRGYEDLAERLNSIGAQIEIFRDI, from the coding sequence ATGGCAGACGACTACCTCGTACGTATCGGCAAGCTCATCCGCGACGCCCGACAGCACCGCGGCTGGACACAGGCACAGCTTGCCGAGGCGCTGGGAACCAGCCAGAGCGCGGTCAACCGCATCGAGCGCGGCAACCAGAACATCAGCCTTGAGATGATCGCTCGCATCGGTGAGGCGCTCGACAGTGAGATCGTCTCTCTGGGCTATGCCGGACCGATGCATCTGCGGGTGGTGGGCGGCCGACGGCTGTCCGGCGCCATCGACGTCAAGACCAGCAAGAACGCGTGCGTGGCGCTGCTGTGCGCCTCGTTGCTCAACCGGGGGCGGACGGTCCTGCGGCGGGTCGCCCGCATCGAGGAGGTCTACCGCCTGCTCGAGGTGCTCAGCTCCATCGGCGTGCGCACCCGCTGGATCAACGACGGGGTGGACCTGGAGATCGTGCCGCCGAGCGCGCTGGACATGGACGCGATCGACGCCGAGGCCGCCGTCCGCACCCGCTCCATCATCATGTTCCTCGGTCCGCTGCTGCACCGCGTGGACGCCTTCAAGCTGCCCTACGCGGGCGGTTGCGACCTCGGCACCCGGACCATCGAACCGCACATGATCGCGCTGCGCCGGTTCGGGCTGGACATCGCGGCGACGGAGGGTCAGTACCACGCCGTCGTCGACCGCGCCGTCCGGCCGGACCGGCCCATCGTGCTGACCGAGCGCGGGGACACGGTCACCGAGAACGCGCTGCTGGCGGCCGCCCGGCACGACGGCGTGACCGTCATCCGCAACGCCTCGTCCAACTACATGGTCCAGGACCTGTGCTTCTTCCTGGAGGCGCTGGGCGTGCGGGTGGACGGCATCGGCACCACCACCCTCACGGTGCACGGTGTGCCGGACATCGATGTCGACGTCGACTACTCGCCCTCCGAGGACCCGGTCGAGGCGATGAGCCTGCTCGCCGCCGCGGTGGTGACGGAGTCGGAGCTGACGGTGCGCCGGGTGCCCATCGAGTTCCTGGAGATCGAGCTGGCGGTCCTGGAGGAGATGGGCCTCGACCACGACCGCACGCCCGAGTACGTCGCCGACAACGGCCGCACCCGGCTGGTGGACCTCACCGTCCGGCCCTCCAAGCTGGAGGCGCCGATCGACAAGATCCACCCGATGCCCTTCCCCGGCCTGAACATCGACAACGTCCCCTTCTTCGCGGCGATCGCGGCCGTCGCGTCCGGCAAGACCCTCATCCACGACTGGGTCTACGACAACCGCGCGATCTACCTCACCGACCTCAACCGCCTCGGCGGCCGCCTCCAGCTCCTCGACCCGCACCGCGTCCTGGTCGAGGGCCCCACCCGCTGGCGCGCCGCCGAGATGATGTGCCCGCCGGCCCTGCGCCCGGCGGTCGTCGTCCTGCTGGCGATGATGGCGGCGGAGGGCACGTCCGTGCTCCGCAACGTCTATGTCATCAACCGCGGTTACGAGGACCTGGCGGAGCGGCTGAACTCGATCGGGGCGCAGATCGAGATCTTCCGGGACATCTGA
- a CDS encoding DUF4236 domain-containing protein: protein MPLTFRKSFRILPGVRLNINRRSWSITTGGGRHGPRHTHSSTGRRTTSMDLPGPFGWRRTRNARRR, encoded by the coding sequence ATGCCCCTCACGTTCCGCAAGAGCTTCCGGATCCTTCCGGGCGTGCGGTTGAACATCAACCGGCGCTCCTGGTCCATCACCACGGGCGGCGGACGGCACGGCCCGCGCCACACCCACAGCAGCACGGGACGTCGTACGACATCGATGGATTTGCCCGGACCTTTCGGGTGGCGTCGGACCCGTAACGCCAGGCGGCGTTGA
- the acnA gene encoding aconitate hydratase AcnA, producing the protein MSANSFDARSTLPVGDESYEIFRLDKVEGSARLPYSLKVLLENLLRTEDGANITADHIRALGNWDSQAQPSQEIQFTPARVIMQDFTGVPCVVDLATMREAVKELGGDPAKINPLAPAELVIDHSVIADKFGTNDAFAQNVELEYGRNKERYQFLRWGQTAFDEFKVVPPGTGIVHQVNIEHLARTVMVRGGQAYPDTLVGTDSHTTMVNGLGVLGWGVGGIEAEAAMLGQPVSMLIPRVVGFKLTGELTPGTTATDLVLTITEMLRKHGVVGKFVEFYGEGVAATSLANRATIGNMSPEFGSTAAIFPIDDETLKYLRLTGRSDQQVALVEAYAKAQGLWLDPQAEPDFSEKLELDLSTVVPSIAGPKRPQDRIVLANAAEQFKTDVRNYVDDVDEAGKESFPASDSPAVTPNGAPSNPVTVTAPDGSTYEIDHGAVTVAAITSCTNTSNPYVMVAAALVAKKAVEKGLTRKPWVKTTLAPGSKVVTDYFDKAGLTPYLDKVGFNLVGYGCTTCIGNSGPLPEEVSKAVNDHDLAVTSVLSGNRNFEGRINPDVKMNYLASPPLVVAYAIAGSMKVDITRDALGTDQEGKPVYLSDIWPSEAEVNDVVANAIGEDMFNKSYQDVFAGDAQWQALPIPTGNTFEWDAESTYVRKPPYFEGMTMETTPVSDITGARVLAKLGDSVTTDHISPAGAIKADTPAGKYLTEHGVERRDFNSYGSRRGNHEVMIRGTFANIRLRNQIAPGTEGGYTRDFTQDGGPVSFIYDASRNYIEQGVPLAILAGKEYGSGSSRDWAAKGTALLGVKAVIAESYERIHRSNLIGMGVLPLQFPEGASAESLGLTGEETFSFTGVEELNNGTTPRTVKVTTDTGVEFDAVVRIDTPGEADYYRNGGIMQYVLRSLIRK; encoded by the coding sequence GTGTCGGCGAACAGCTTCGACGCCCGCAGCACGCTGCCGGTGGGCGACGAGTCGTACGAGATCTTCCGCCTGGACAAGGTGGAGGGCTCGGCCCGACTCCCCTACAGCCTCAAGGTCCTGCTGGAGAACCTGCTCCGCACGGAGGACGGCGCGAACATCACCGCCGACCACATCCGCGCCCTCGGCAACTGGGACTCGCAGGCCCAGCCCAGCCAGGAGATCCAGTTCACGCCGGCCCGTGTGATCATGCAGGACTTCACCGGCGTGCCCTGTGTTGTCGACCTGGCGACCATGCGTGAGGCCGTCAAGGAGCTGGGCGGCGACCCGGCGAAGATCAACCCGCTGGCCCCGGCCGAGCTGGTCATCGACCACTCCGTCATCGCCGACAAGTTCGGCACCAACGACGCCTTCGCGCAGAACGTCGAGCTGGAGTACGGCCGCAACAAGGAGCGCTACCAGTTCCTGCGCTGGGGCCAGACCGCGTTCGACGAGTTCAAGGTCGTCCCGCCGGGCACCGGCATCGTCCACCAGGTGAACATCGAGCACCTGGCGCGCACGGTCATGGTCCGAGGCGGCCAGGCGTACCCCGACACCCTGGTCGGCACCGACTCGCACACCACCATGGTCAACGGCCTCGGCGTCCTCGGCTGGGGCGTCGGCGGCATCGAGGCCGAGGCCGCGATGCTCGGCCAGCCGGTCTCCATGCTGATCCCGCGCGTGGTCGGCTTCAAGCTCACCGGTGAGCTGACCCCCGGCACCACCGCCACCGACCTGGTGCTCACCATCACCGAGATGCTGCGCAAGCACGGCGTCGTCGGCAAGTTCGTCGAGTTCTACGGCGAGGGTGTGGCGGCCACGAGCCTCGCCAACCGCGCCACCATCGGCAACATGTCGCCGGAGTTCGGCTCCACCGCCGCGATCTTCCCGATCGACGACGAGACCCTGAAGTACCTGCGTCTGACCGGCCGCAGCGACCAGCAGGTCGCCCTGGTCGAGGCGTACGCCAAGGCCCAGGGCCTGTGGCTGGACCCGCAGGCCGAGCCGGACTTCTCCGAGAAGCTCGAACTGGACCTGTCGACCGTCGTCCCGTCGATCGCCGGCCCGAAGCGCCCCCAGGACCGCATCGTCCTGGCGAACGCCGCCGAGCAGTTCAAGACGGACGTCCGCAACTACGTCGACGACGTGGACGAGGCGGGCAAGGAGTCCTTCCCGGCCTCCGACTCCCCGGCCGTCACCCCGAACGGCGCCCCGTCGAACCCGGTCACCGTGACCGCCCCCGACGGCTCGACGTACGAGATCGACCACGGCGCGGTCACCGTCGCGGCCATCACCTCCTGCACCAACACCTCCAACCCGTACGTCATGGTCGCCGCCGCGCTGGTGGCCAAGAAGGCGGTGGAGAAGGGCCTGACCCGCAAGCCGTGGGTCAAGACCACCCTCGCCCCGGGCTCCAAGGTCGTCACCGACTACTTCGACAAGGCGGGCCTGACCCCGTACCTCGACAAGGTCGGCTTCAACCTGGTCGGTTACGGCTGCACCACCTGCATCGGCAACTCCGGCCCGCTGCCGGAGGAGGTCTCCAAGGCCGTCAACGACCATGACCTCGCGGTGACTTCGGTCCTCTCCGGCAACCGCAACTTCGAGGGCCGGATCAACCCCGACGTCAAGATGAACTACCTGGCCTCCCCGCCGCTGGTCGTCGCGTACGCCATCGCGGGCTCCATGAAGGTGGACATCACGCGGGACGCCCTCGGCACGGACCAGGAGGGCAAGCCGGTCTACCTGTCCGACATCTGGCCCTCCGAGGCCGAGGTCAACGACGTCGTGGCCAACGCCATCGGCGAGGACATGTTCAACAAGTCCTACCAGGACGTCTTCGCGGGCGACGCCCAGTGGCAGGCCCTGCCGATCCCGACCGGCAACACCTTCGAGTGGGACGCCGAGTCGACCTACGTCCGCAAGCCCCCGTACTTCGAGGGCATGACGATGGAGACCACCCCGGTCTCCGACATCACCGGCGCCCGCGTGCTGGCCAAGCTGGGCGACTCGGTCACCACCGACCACATCTCCCCGGCCGGTGCCATCAAGGCCGACACCCCGGCCGGCAAGTACCTCACCGAGCACGGTGTGGAGCGTCGTGACTTCAACTCCTACGGCTCCCGCCGAGGCAACCACGAGGTCATGATCCGCGGCACGTTCGCCAACATCCGCCTGCGCAACCAGATCGCGCCGGGCACCGAGGGCGGCTACACCCGCGACTTCACGCAGGACGGCGGCCCGGTCTCCTTCATCTACGACGCCTCCCGCAACTACATCGAGCAGGGCGTCCCGCTGGCCATCCTGGCCGGTAAGGAGTACGGCTCCGGCTCGTCCCGCGACTGGGCCGCCAAGGGCACCGCGCTGCTCGGCGTCAAGGCCGTCATCGCCGAGTCCTACGAGCGCATCCACCGCTCCAACCTCATCGGCATGGGCGTCCTGCCGCTCCAGTTCCCGGAGGGCGCCTCCGCCGAGTCCCTCGGCCTGACCGGCGAGGAGACCTTCTCCTTCACCGGCGTCGAGGAGCTGAACAACGGCACCACCCCGCGCACGGTGAAGGTCACCACCGACACCGGCGTCGAGTTCGACGCGGTCGTCCGCATCGACACCCCCGGCGAGGCGGACTACTACCGCAACGGCGGCATCATGCAGTACGTGCTGCGCAGCCTGATCCGCAAGTAA